CTGTATTTTATACTTCTCCTGTATCCCTCACAGTATCTAGtaaataaactaaaataattctcaaatgattaaatgaatgaattaataaataaaaaagcatttattaagtacctattttgtGCTAGTTGTTGTGCTAGGTACTGGCAAAGACAAGTGAAATAGTTTCTGTCCTTAAGgagggggaggcaacatgtacatAAGTATAAATAAGATAAGTATAAATAAGAGGCAACATGTACATGCATAAGTAATaattagataaatacaaaatacattctTGTGATTGAATAAATACCACCTTCTTTCTATTGCCGGGTCAATAGGCTTTTGTCTCAAATAGGCAGCATGTACAAAACTGGCATTTTATTCACCCTCATTTGTCTTTTCAGAATGAAGTATTAATTAAGGGGTTGAACTAATCTTGGATCCAGAAAATATCCAATCGAATTCCATGCTGGAGTTTAAAATGGtggttttcaaaattatttggctCCAAAATTTGTTCTGTTCCTACCCATACTTTGCAATGTTGTGCCTCTCCTTTTTCTAGTTATTGTCTACCTGATGCCTCAAGgttttcttctgattttatgaTCTTCCTTTGGTTCAgtcaacaataatagctaacatctgtatattgctttaatattttccaaatgctttatggctattatctcatttgatatgacAACCCTGACAGGGAGGttctgtaattatccccattttacagatggggaacctgaggtagacagagggtAAGTAACAATTAAGATCATATGGTTAGTAGGTGTCCAAGGCTGGACTTgggctcaggttttcctgagtccaagtccagccctctgctcactgcaccatctatctCCCTCAGCTCAGTGAGCATAAGTGCCTAACTGTTAACAAAAGCCCTCAGAGTTCCTCATGGACACAGATTCCTcaagaaaacaaatacagaagGAATAGAAGAGAGGGTGGAATTTAGTTCTTTACCCAGTCTGCTTTCTATTTGTCTTTGAGACTCAGGCATGAGGACCAAAGTTCTTTATGGCTGGTTTATTGCCTTCCAAACCCAAAGACCCATATCTTCTCTTGGATGGTCTCAGCGCCTCTGTGTTAGCGCCTCACTCGTATTTCTGGCTGAGTTAGGAAACAGCTTTGAGAGCATCAGACCTCTTAACCCTTTCTGACCAGCTCTCTCATAGGTAGATCCTGAAGGAGACAAATTCCCAAAATGAATCATTGGGAGGAGATGATTTCAGGTTCTGGCTCTCTTGgtctcagatggcaaaagagatTATTTTCATGAATAAAACTGTGAAGAAACTAAAAGCCACAAACCCCAAGCTCCTTCTCTCATGCTTTCAGGGACTGCACCTCTGGCTTTGGAGACCCACTCTCACCTGCCCCACAGTCATGGGCTGAAGCCCAGGGTCTcagtcacctgtttgcctcaagtctCCACCCAAAATCTATAAATAGCCTCTGTTGATTTGAAAGATCCAAGGGGGTTGGGCTGCCATTCTCTTTTGACTTTCTCTTTTCAGTTCAATTCTGTTTTGTGCTCCACACAGACttgaaaaagttttcttttaaaggtCCTGAAAATCTAACTTTGGCTTTTGTGGATGAGAGGTACTTTTTAAATGCATCACTGATATTGGAGAGTAGAAAAAAGAGATGCATAATTACATAAACCTTCCTAAGAATGGGGTGttctctttttcaaattttgtattttattttcagtttcaaattcttcctctctcactcctctgtgcttgggagaaggaaagaaaaacaaagcccattgTAAATATATACAGCCATGCAaagcaaatttctgcattagccatgtccaaaaaaagaaagaacaaaagaaggaaaagggtatctatctatctatctatctatctatctatctatctatctatccatccacatacacatatacgcatatgtgtatatatacacacatatttatatatgcttatgtttttcatctgcactctgagtctattacttttctatctggaggtggagagtGGAGACTATGTttgatcatgagtcctttgtaactgGTGGGTCGTTGTGTTGATTAGAAttactaaatctttcacagttgataatctctacaatattgttgttattatataaattgttcttctggttctgttcacttaactttttatcagttcataaaagtcttcccaggtttttctgaaaccattcccttcatcatttcttatagcacaatagtaacttgttcagccattctctaattgataggctccttctcagtttccagttctttaccaccacaaaaaagaggtgctatagatatttttgtacatattcctctttctctgatctctttgggagtatAGACTTAGTGGCACTATccttgggtcaaaggatatgcacattttaatagtttttcgggtataattccaaatcgttttccagaatggttggatcagtccacaacactgccaacagtgcattaaagaACACAGTTTCCTATAGCCCTTCCagcctttatcattttcctttttttttttgttaacttaGCCAATCATACTTGTGTGAGGTTGTACCTTAGAgctgttttaatctgcatttctctattaatgacttagagcattttttttccatatagctattgataatttggatttcttcctctgaaaactgccttttcatagcctttgaccatttataaattggggaatggttcttatgtttataaatttgactccattctctctATATATTGGAAATAAAACCATTAGCAGAGGAATTtgttgcaaactttttttttccaatttcctaCTTCTCTGTGTTCTCTAATTAGCTtaagatatcaccctttatatctaaatcatggaGTTTGTtttggaacttatcttggtataaaatGGGAGATATTGGTTTACACCAACCTTCTGCCAGtctgttttcctgttttcctcatagtttttgttaaatagtgggTTCTTTTCCCCATAGCTGGGATATTTGGATTTATTAAAtttggatttattaaacactaggttAATGCGCtgatttgcttctgtatattgtgtgcCTCATCATTGATCGACTTCTCTAGTTTTTATCCAGTACCAAACTGTTTTTTGACAATTATAGCTTTgtattatagttttttttttccagttgccgTAGAGGATAGACTTTATTGGACTCACACCAGCAGCCCGTGCTTCTTCAGCACCTTTGTGTATTTGTGGATTTTGCCTTCCACGTTCTTCTCAGCTTGCTTTCGTAGTTTCGtaagcttctttttctttctataatgGATCTtggctttctccttcctcttctcttccaatgtaGCAGTCACTGCCTGATACTTCCAGCCAACCTCATGGGCCAGGCGCCCCAGATAAGCAAACTTTCTCGTTGGCTTCAGTCTGACGACTTTGAGAGCAACTGGGACAACCATGCGTTTTCGCTTGTCGTATGGTGGGGGAATGCCATCAAACACCTTAAGGCGTTCCAAAGCAGCCTGACCTCGCTTGGTCTTGTGGGGAAGCATCCCTCTCACAGTCCTCCAGAAAATTCGGCTGGGGGCtctgaagtgataagggcctctTGAAGGGTTTGTGTTCATTCGCTTTCGGAGGAAGGCCAGGTATTTCAGCTTGTTCCTGTAGAAGTTTCCCGAGATGTTGATGCCTTCGCAGCGAACCACGACCACCTTCCTCCCCAAAAGGACTTGCTTGGCCACGATGGCCGCCATAGCGGCCAAGAAGATGGCCCCGCCCGTCGATCACTAGGACCTGCCCGTCCGCCATTGCCGACGCTGCCCGGGAAAAAAAAGGTATTATAGTTTGAGATCAGGTACTGTTAGGCCCCTTTCCTTCccgtttaaaaaaatgatttccttATTATTCTTAAccatttgttcctccaaatgaattttgttattttttctagttctaaaaattaatcctttggtagtttgtatggcaaaaaataagtaaattaatttaggtaatattgttaTTTTACTATGTTAGCTTGGGTCATGAGCAATTggtaggtagattcccaagtattatTTAGTTattaaaaatggaatttctctttctgtcactttctgttggattttgttgatatagaaagatttgtgtgggtttattttatatcttgcaattttGTTTAAGTTGTTAATTgcttcagttaattttttagtTCATTCTTTAGGGTTTTAAGTAAACTATCACATTATTTGCAAAAAgtgttagttttgtttcttcttttcctatgctTATTTCTTTAACTTCCTCTTCATGTCTTATCACTATAGCtatcatttctagtacaatattgaatagtgatggtgataatggacactcTTGCTTCACTACTGATTTTTATTGGAAGGGACTCTAGCTTGTgctcattatagataatgctggTTCTTGGTTTTAGCTAGGTACTagttgtcattttaaggaaattttGTTCATCCTTATACTTTCTAGGGTTCTTTTAAAAGCAgaaatgggtattatattttgtcaagagctttttctgcatctattgaaataatcgtatgattttttattagttttgttATTAACATAGTCAATTATGTTTAcagttttccttatatcaaaccaaccctgcattcctggcataaatctagcctagtcatagtatatgatctttgtgacatattgctacaatctccttgctagtattttatttaaactttttgcatcaatattcattaggggaatTGGTCTACGGTTTTTGCTCTGTTTTGACTCTCGATGGTTTAGATATGAAGACTACTTGTGTCAGAAGGAATTAAGTAGTACCTTTTCtctacctattttttaaaaaaagtttattttgtatTAGTTAAttttttggtagaatttacttgtaaatccatctggtccctttttaaggagtttatttatttctttttctaagatagggttatttaactAGAATGGGACATTTTCTTTCCTGAAAAGAAGCTTAGAAATGGCTCTGAGACCCAGCATTTGCTTCATATTCTAGTATGAGGTTCTGCCATCTCTGGAACAAAACAAGGAGGATGCTCAGTCAAAAGTTTAGGGTGAGGGAGCAGTTCTGGGATCAGATGAAATGGGGTTACAGACACTGAGAGAACACCTTGGGTTTACACTCCTCCACCAGGCAAATTCTGTAGAGTATGGCTGTCACCTCTGGAGCATTTCAAAAGGTCATAGGGAtgtgaagagagacagagacataggaAGAGGCAGAGCAAGTGGGAATGCCAGGATGCCAGTGCCTCAGCAACATCATGCCTGCTAACACTGTTGCCATGACAATGACATCCTCCTGGAAATCTTAAGGAAGAGCAGCATTTGGCTGGTGTGGTCCATGTCACAGGGCATCTTCCAGTCAGGATCTTACTCAGCCTAGGTCATTCCTCAAACACCAGGTAAGGACTAAGTATTATTTTACATGAAGGGAAATTGAGATACTTATAGCTGGAGAATTATACCCTGAGAGTGAGGCTTGCCGCATAGAGAACTTGAGTATTTTCTTTCGAGTGCACCCTTAGGATTACCTTAACTATTTGTACTTTTATTTTAGGTCCAATCCTGAGATTTTGATGTGGGTAACTCCCAGTGTTTAAACTCTTTCCACCAATACATATTGGCAGTTCATCTGAGAAGCAGCATGCCATAGtacatagaatgctggacttggaatcaggaggacctaagttatAATCTTACCTTAGACTCTtagttagctatgtgaccctgggcaagtcacttacctctgtgtacctcagtttcatcatctacaaaataagggagttggacttgatgctctctaaggtcctttctagctctaaatacagGATCCCAATTTATAGTGTTAGATAATTGCTTGGGGCACAAAGGTTTTAAATGAcatgcccattgtcacacagtatgtgtcagcggcaggacctgaacccagaacCATCCTGACTTGAAGGCTGCTTCTCTATCtgcctctcattctttctttaacagtgaggaaagaaggggaatagCAGTAAACTGCCAACCATGAAAACTGACTAATAGCCTGAAATTAGGTCAGTTTGCTCAGCCTCCTTTGCCAAGGTCATCCTGCTCCAGATGTCTAATCCCCAAATCAGTGCCCTTTTTAAGTCTGCAGGAAGTGCAACAGACCTGCTTTAATTGAAGGGACAATTGAACTCTAGTAGATTTTGAGGCCACCTCTTATCAAGGAAACTCAGAATGTCAAGAGGATGGTGGTGAAACCTTCAGGAACAATAGAGCATTGAGGGAGAAGGGAGCTTTGCAAAGGGAGCGTGTTGTTCCACATTTACTAATGGACTGGCAGCTGATGACCTCTTCAGATAGGCTTTTAGGAGGCCCACAGATTCAGACTGCTGCTGGTGCAAGAACATGAGTGCATTTTTAGGTTCTTTGAACGTTAACTTGGCACGGAAGTGACCACTTCAGAGTTTGAAGTTCATGGACATAGGCCAGGTATAGAGCACCAGCTTCCTAATTCTATAGACCTGGAGGAGTCATACATCTAGCTCGGTCAACAGGAGTCTTTAGCTTTCATGGCTTGTTCAGTTTTGggtttcttttctgttctcttccaTGCCAAATTTCAGGATGGAGGTGCTTGCTTATGAGATGGACCTAATGAGGAGATGCTGTGAAGGAGGTGACCAGTTGGGGTGGTTAACCAAAGGGGTAATTTTCCAATTGACCTCTGGGGCCAACAACTTTCCCAGCCCAATGCTCAATCTGAAAGCCTTCTGACTATTTACCAATTTAATAGAGGACCCTGAAAAAAACATTGGAACAATACTGTGAGTGATGGGGTAGTAGATCTCAGGAAGAAATCCTAAgaatcagaaagagagagacatggACCCGAGACTTCCAATCTTAGAGTCTTTCCTCAGTTTGAGATAATCCCACTAATAGCTGTCTTTCTCAGGATAGAACATGATGCCAAGAAAGGGTGTATGTCTATATTCCTCTTCTAGGGATGCAAAAGGACAGGGCATAATTAAGATAGCTCTCTGGGTAGTTTAGTCATGGTACTTTTAAAAGACAGGGTGACATAGTGTATCACCACTTTGGGTGACTTTTAgctttcatataccataattgcATGcaggagggagttggactaatctttgaggtctctgccagctctgaGTATATGGTCTTGTGAGTCTATGATATAGTAACTCATTTGTAGGGCACAATGTGGTGTGTCagaaaaagtgctggatttggagtcagagttggTTCATATTCTGCCTTTGCCACTTAGTATTTGAGTGGTCTTGGGCACACTTGGcacctctgtacctcagtttcttccattgtaaaatgagggcattggacttgaGGACCTTaaaagttccttctagttctagccCTATGATCCTAAAATCCTATAAAGCGATGTGGAGATTTGGGCAGTTATCTTGTTCATTCACAAATACTATTATGATTTCGACTATATGACCTTGAATGCCCCTTTCATTTCGTAAGAATTTATGAATTCAGCTAATGTAACTGGCCAGTCTGAAGGAGTAAAGTCAAAGTTGTTTCCAGCTGTGTAgccaggtggcatggtggatagagtgctagacttggagtcaggaagacctaagatgAAACTTGCCTCAGATACCTTGCTAGtcttgtgacccttggcaagtcacttaatctcactcagccccagtttcctcatccgtaagaaCGGGTTTAATAGCATAGGGCAGCTAATAGGTGTCACAGTGAATCAGAGTGAGGGTCAACTGAAAAACCCAGAAGTGACCCAgaagctgtgtgtccctgggcaagtcacttgaccctgtttgcctcagtttcctcatctgtaaaatgaaccggataaggaaatggcaaatcattccagtctctttgctaagaaaatcccaaatggggtcattaagagttggacatgattgaaaaatgcccaaacaacaacaacctcacaGGTTTgatgtgaggaacaaatgagaagaaacatgtaaattgctttgcaaacctatagCTATAACAACACTTAGAGCTGACGTTCATCTATCAGTTTAAGGCtggcaaagtactttgcagatattatctcattttgtcctcatgacaaccctgagaggtaggtgctatttttattctccTTTATGTTTAGCcagacagagattaagggacctgcccagggtcattcagctagtaagtatcgaAGGCTaaattcgaattcaggtcttcctgatttttacCCTCTCTGCctagccatctagctgccttggtAAGTAGTGAGTTCTGATTCAGCGGAGGTCTTTAAACAAAATCTGGATGATTACTTATTGGGTATGTTGTAGAGAATACCCTTTTTTCAAGTTGGTTAACTGATATTCCTTACAAATCTGAAACTCTGCATCAAAAGGAGATAATTACTTCCGCATTGACTCATACTTCTGTGCTAGATACccttctatgatacaaaaaaTCCACAGACTCAACGGtgtagtgttctttccatcaacGCATGTCGTCCCTCATGAGTCGCTTTGGCCAAAAGAATTCTCCACTCAATGGCCAAGCTTCTGCTGATGTGCATCTGCCAATGTGACTGGACTGGTCCTCAAATGAATTCGGAGTGTCTCTCGCTTGGTCCAAGTTTAAAGACTTGATAGAATCAGCGAGAGTTTGTGCTTCATTGGTAATCCTTTGGAGAAGCCAGGGTCACTTCTTTGCTATCCACGATAAGGCTTCAGAGTCAGTCTTCAACAGAGGCTTCTAGATATAGTATCACATATACAGGGTGTTAAGGGATCCTGGATATtatttacagataatgaaactggaGTCCAGGAAGATTAGCTGCCTTAC
This Trichosurus vulpecula isolate mTriVul1 chromosome 2, mTriVul1.pri, whole genome shotgun sequence DNA region includes the following protein-coding sequences:
- the LOC118838276 gene encoding LOW QUALITY PROTEIN: 60S ribosomal protein L13a-like (The sequence of the model RefSeq protein was modified relative to this genomic sequence to represent the inferred CDS: deleted 1 base in 1 codon) encodes the protein MADGQVLVIDGRGHLLGRMAAIVAKQVLLGRKVVVVRCEGINISGNFYRNKLKYLAFLRKRMNTNPSRGPYHFRAPSRIFWRTVRGMLPHKTKRGQAALERLKVFDGIPPPYDKRKRMVVPVALKVVRLKPTRKFAYLGRLAHEVGWKYQAVTATLEEKRKEKAKIHYRKKKKLTKLRKQAEKNVEGKIHKYTKVLKKHGLLV